From Rhodovibrio salinarum DSM 9154:
TCGTGATGATCCAGGATATTGCCGAACAGACCAACCTCCTCGCGCTCAACGCCACCATCGAAGCCGCGCGTGCCGGCGAGGCGGGTAAGGGCTTCGCGGTGGTGGCCAACGAGGTCAAGAGCCTGGCCGAACAGACGGCCAATGCGACCAAGGAGATCACGCAACAGATCGAAGAGGTGCGTAGCGAAACCACGGGGACCGTGGAGGCGATCCGCAGCATCGTGACGACGATCACCGATCTTGAGCAGAACGCAACTGCGATCTCTGCGGCGGTCGAGGAGCAGAGCACGGCAACGACCGACATCTCGGAAAACGTCTCGCGCGCGGCCGAGAGCACGACGGGGGCTGCCGAGACGGTGGCCGAAATGCGCGTCGCTTCGGAACGCACCGGAGACACGGCACGCGAGGTGAGTGGCGTTGCCGAAGCGGTCGACACCGGGATGAGCAACATCGAGTCCGCGTCCGCACGCTTCCTGCAGGGCTTGCGCGCCAGCTAACGCGAAGCGGTGTCGCGCAGACCGGGGCAACGTTGTGTTCTGGCATCGCAAGTGCCGGGATCTGCAGGTTCGTTGCGTCGCCTCTGCGGCCCTGGCCGAACAAATAAAGGCCGCCCGGCCCGCTAAGGGGCCGGGCGGCACAATGGAATCGGTGAAACTTAACTCAGGCGATTGGCTGCCTCGAAGGCCGGCTTAGTAGGAGCCTTTCTTGCCGCTCCCGGCGTAGGCGAACTCCCATTCCACATCGAATGGCTTCCACCACTCGGCGACACCGGTTTCCTCGTCGGTGTGGCGGTAGAACCCCTGATAGGGGGGCGGCATGATGTGGTAGCTGAGTGTGTATTTCCCGGGTCCGTCGAGCTTGATGTTGGCGCCGTAGTGGGGACCATCGTTGGCGACCATCGGCATGAAGGAACCGCTCGTGCTCCACGAAGAGTCCTGCTTTTCGATGCGATAGGTGATGCCGAGATAGGCGACCCAGTCGCCCGGCCCGAAGCCGTTCTCACTGTCCTTCATGGCGTGGATGTCGGCTTCGAGGTGGACGTCCGCCTCGT
This genomic window contains:
- a CDS encoding iron transporter, with protein sequence MSMKRVGLMAAGVAAIAMTAPMFALPAQAAETPIGDAVQKNGMEIAAVYLQPVVMEPSLPGLEHEADVHLEADIHAMKDSENGFGPGDWVAYLGITYRIEKQDSSWSTSGSFMPMVANDGPHYGANIKLDGPGKYTLSYHIMPPPYQGFYRHTDEETGVAEWWKPFDVEWEFAYAGSGKKGSY